A portion of the Gigantopelta aegis isolate Gae_Host chromosome 10, Gae_host_genome, whole genome shotgun sequence genome contains these proteins:
- the LOC121384193 gene encoding uncharacterized protein LOC121384193 encodes MNEETAAQFVHSVVKSLQALCHGYVEFGQSVEIIGHLYLNVDKRKKYNYIVQEQVCKSETEGSIVFISNSYHAATPGKKVVPKQQESSHTASELKLHGNKKSVDYIPYNEQGPSQEVSHSVSDGDDLSSISVAATSHDVQPMYSSTPQSDNVYHRKRNHSGGLNREQGDFLSVRSGSVGETAKQFNKGELFPNELTSHSGSSFSPKAAQRISSNIERALNSGNFSKNENTSLGYSGVADNEKTRHLIASVPEDFSNNISHDHNVLPADVQSSDIIRPHQRMSLGAVSKTVTNESRKRFLKDHCFSAVRHRAYTSDNDFNVDLSCVKKETDVTAAASSCEERIVYHDQRSWNKTNIGDPQDSSSYSGEDECKMDSGTDDDNVIPSQDLTPQSTPYPLALHPNTGAPGYGGPVFPQNFADNSLDQTSTLSSDNDTVATSSSLNISGCIPTSSGFSRGPFNNPSAPRPGKVSAEVASKYNMLELAQCRGVYVYPLQITRARNKLSPTACANYLLNCFYTTNELLGSNLTGVNNKKLLDPQIINSILEFTIRTYPGADSVMLKRAIRNKITAAESRVKKKAIMAISRTSST; translated from the exons ATGAATGAGGAAACTGCTGCCCAATTTGTCCACTCAGTGGTTAAGTCACTTCAGGCATTGTGTCATGGTTATGTGGAATTCGGACAAAGTGTTGAAATTATTGGTCATCTGTATTTGAATgtagacaaaagaaaaaagtacaATTACATAGTGCAAGAACAGGTGTGCAAGAGTGAAACAGAGGGgtcaattgttttcattagcaacagCTACCATGCAGCCACCCCAGGGAAGAAGGTGGTCCCAAAACAGCAAGAATCATCACACACTGCTTCTGAACTTAAATTACATGGTAACAAAAAGAGTGTGGATTACATTCCATACAATGAACAGGGTCCATCACAAGAAGTATCACATTCTGTCTCAGATGGTGATGACTTAAGTTCCATTTCTGTAGCTGCCACTAGTCACGATGTTCAGCCAATGTATTCTTCTACTCCACAGAGTGATAATGTTTATCATAGGAAACGGAATCACAGTGGTGGGTTGAACAGGGAGCAGGGAGATTTTTTGTCAGTCCGATCTGGGTCTGTTGGTGAAACTGCAAAGCAGTTTAACAAAGGTGAATTGTTTCCCAATGAGCTGACATCACATTCTGGATCATCGTTTTCTCCTAAAGCTGCTCAGAGGATCAGCAGCAACATTGAACGAGCACTGAACTCTGGGAACTTTTCTAAGAATGAAAATACGAGTTTAGGTTATTCTGGTGTAGCTGATAATGAGAAAACAAGACATCTGATAGCATCAGTTCCAGAAGATTTTtcaaacaatatttcacatgatCACAATGTGTTGCCTGCAGATGTACAGTCATCAGATATTATTAGACCACACCAGCGGATGTCACTTGGTGCTGTGTCCAAAACAGTGACAAACGAATCTAGGAAGAGGTTCCTCAAAGATCATTGTTTCAGTGCAGTTCGTCATCGTGCTTATACCAGTGATAATGACTTCAATGTTGACCTATCTTGTGTGAAGAAAGAGACGGATGTCACTGCTGCTGCTTCGTCGTGTGAAGAAAGAATTGTGTATCATGATCAAAGAAGTTGGAATAAAACCAACATTGGAGATCCTCAAGATTCatcat CCTATTCTGGAGAAGACGAATGTAAGATGGATTCTGGCACTGATGACGACAATGTGATACCATCTCAAGACTTGACTCCGCAATCAACGCCATATCCCTTAGCTCTTCACCCTAACACTGGTGCACCTGGCTACGGAGGTCCAGTGTTCCCTCAGAACTTTGCAGACAACTCTCTTGACCAGACGTCTACCTTGTCTTCTGACAATGACACTGTGGCCACATCTTCCTCTTTGAATATCTCTGGATGCATTCCTACATCAAGTGGTTTTTCTAGAG gACCATTTAACAACCCATCTGCTCCTAGACCGGGCAAAGTGTCTGCAGAAGTTGCCTCTAAATACAAC aTGCTTGAACTGGCCCAGTGTCGCGGAGTGTATGTCTACCCACTACAGATCACCCGTGCACGTAACAAACTCTCTCCTACTGCCTGCGCTAATTACCTTCTCAACTGTTTCTACACCACCAATGAACTGTTGGGGTCAAATCTCACCGGTGTCAACAATAAAAAACTGCTAGATCCCCAGATCATTAACAGTATCTTAG